Proteins from one Mycobacterium sp. SMC-2 genomic window:
- a CDS encoding alpha/beta fold hydrolase, whose amino-acid sequence MVTMPALDGVEHRYVELGSGVTIHVADAGPAEGPAVMLVHGFPENWWEWRELIGPLAADGYRVLCPDLRGAGWSSAPRSSYTKAEMAEDLAAVLDRLGVATVRLVAHDWGGPVAFIMMLRHPEKVTGFFGVNTVAPWVKRSLSTVSNIWRFWYQVPISLPVVGPRIISNPNSRFVRLLTSWVGGGFAPPDEDIQLYIECMRQPGHAEAGSRWYRSFQTGEMLRWMRGEYDDARVNVPVRWLTGTDDPVITADLTDGYADHISDFEVELVDGVGHWIVEQRPELVLDRVRAFLRIET is encoded by the coding sequence ATGGTCACTATGCCGGCGCTGGACGGGGTTGAACACAGGTACGTGGAGCTGGGAAGCGGCGTGACGATCCACGTCGCGGACGCCGGTCCCGCCGAGGGGCCCGCGGTGATGCTGGTGCACGGTTTCCCCGAGAACTGGTGGGAATGGCGCGAGCTGATCGGCCCGCTGGCCGCCGACGGCTATCGGGTGCTGTGCCCGGACCTGCGCGGTGCGGGCTGGAGTTCGGCTCCGCGCTCGAGCTACACCAAGGCCGAGATGGCCGAGGACCTGGCCGCCGTGCTGGATCGCCTCGGTGTGGCGACGGTCAGGCTCGTCGCCCACGACTGGGGCGGGCCGGTGGCGTTCATCATGATGCTGCGTCACCCCGAGAAGGTGACTGGGTTCTTCGGGGTGAACACCGTGGCGCCCTGGGTGAAGCGCAGTCTGTCGACGGTGAGCAACATCTGGCGGTTCTGGTATCAGGTCCCGATATCGCTGCCGGTCGTCGGGCCGCGGATCATCAGCAATCCCAACTCCCGCTTCGTTCGCCTGCTGACGTCCTGGGTGGGCGGCGGCTTCGCCCCACCCGATGAGGACATCCAGCTCTACATCGAGTGCATGCGCCAGCCCGGCCACGCGGAGGCCGGCTCGCGGTGGTATCGCAGCTTTCAGACCGGCGAGATGCTGCGCTGGATGCGCGGCGAGTACGACGACGCTCGGGTCAACGTCCCCGTCCGATGGTTGACGGGCACCGACGACCCGGTGATCACGGCGGACTTGACCGATGGATATGCCGACCACATAAGCGATTTCGAGGTGGAGCTGGTCGACGGCGTCGGGCACTGGATCGTCGAACAGCGGCCGGAGCTGGTGCTCGACCGCGTGCGGGCGTTCCTCCGCATCGAAACATAA
- a CDS encoding TetR/AcrR family transcriptional regulator, producing MTPAATATADEAVLGDRFRLRLLDGLATSIAERGYRASTVADIVRNARTSKRTFYGEFASKEECFLELLGSDIEKLGESIAAAVEPEADWHQQIRQAVEAYVSHIESRPAITLSWIRELPSLGAAARPVQRRGLQLLSSLLIDLSASPGFRRAQLPPLTAPLAVILLGGLRELTALAVEDGKPVRGIVEPAVDASIALLGPRH from the coding sequence GTGACTCCAGCGGCGACAGCAACGGCTGACGAAGCGGTTCTCGGCGACCGGTTCCGGCTCAGGTTGCTCGACGGCCTCGCCACCTCGATCGCCGAGCGGGGTTACCGCGCCAGCACCGTCGCCGACATCGTCCGCAATGCCCGCACCTCCAAGCGCACCTTCTACGGCGAGTTCGCGAGCAAGGAGGAGTGCTTCCTGGAGCTTCTGGGGTCCGACATCGAAAAACTCGGCGAATCCATCGCGGCTGCCGTCGAGCCCGAGGCGGATTGGCATCAACAGATTCGTCAGGCGGTCGAGGCGTACGTCAGCCACATCGAGTCCCGGCCGGCCATCACGCTGAGCTGGATTCGAGAACTCCCGTCGCTCGGCGCCGCCGCCCGCCCGGTGCAGCGCCGCGGCCTGCAGTTGCTGTCCAGCCTGCTGATCGACCTCAGCGCCAGCCCCGGCTTCCGGCGGGCCCAGCTGCCTCCGCTGACCGCCCCGTTGGCGGTCATCCTGCTGGGCGGCCTGCGCGAACTCACCGCCCTCGCCGTCGAAGACGGAAAACCGGTGCGGGGCATCGTCGAGCCGGCCGTCGACGCATCCATAGCCCTGCTCGGCCCGCGACACTAG
- a CDS encoding acyl-CoA desaturase: MTQNKITLTPEQADAFGRELDAIRERVMASLGAQDADYIRRVIKVQRALEVGGRALLFLPPAWLLGTAMLGVSKILDNMEIGHNVMHGQYDWMRDPTVSGRSFEWDTACPADQWRHSHNYMHHTHTNIVGMDRDIGYGILRMSEDQRWEPYFLGNPLYAFLLMALFQYGVALHELETERIRAGEIELAEKREVLRAIWKKTRRQTLKDYVAFPLLAGPFAPFVFAGNLSANLMRNVWSYMIIFCGHFPDGTQEFTVEETKDESRGMWYFRQVLGSANLTGGKLFHLLSGNLSHQIEHHLFPDMPARRYAEVAPEVQAICERYGVPYNRGPLLRQFGTVVRKIVRLTFPDSVLRKATAGRSADPVPAAA, from the coding sequence ATGACACAGAACAAGATCACCCTGACCCCCGAACAGGCCGACGCATTCGGCCGCGAGCTGGACGCCATCAGGGAGCGCGTGATGGCCAGCCTGGGCGCGCAGGACGCCGACTACATCCGCCGCGTCATCAAGGTTCAGCGCGCGCTCGAAGTCGGCGGCCGCGCGTTGCTCTTCCTGCCGCCCGCCTGGCTGCTCGGCACCGCGATGCTGGGCGTCTCGAAGATCCTGGACAACATGGAGATCGGGCACAACGTCATGCACGGTCAATACGACTGGATGCGCGACCCGACCGTCTCGGGCCGGTCCTTCGAGTGGGACACCGCGTGCCCGGCCGATCAATGGCGCCACTCACACAACTACATGCACCACACCCACACCAACATCGTGGGGATGGACCGCGACATCGGTTACGGCATCCTGCGGATGAGCGAGGACCAGCGCTGGGAGCCCTACTTTCTCGGTAACCCGCTCTACGCCTTCTTGCTGATGGCGTTGTTCCAGTACGGCGTCGCACTGCACGAATTGGAGACCGAACGCATCCGCGCCGGCGAGATCGAACTCGCCGAAAAGCGCGAGGTGCTGCGCGCCATCTGGAAGAAGACGCGCAGGCAAACCCTCAAGGACTACGTGGCCTTCCCGCTGCTGGCCGGGCCGTTCGCGCCGTTCGTCTTCGCGGGCAACCTCTCGGCCAACCTGATGCGCAACGTGTGGTCGTACATGATCATCTTCTGCGGCCACTTCCCGGACGGTACGCAGGAGTTCACCGTCGAGGAGACCAAGGACGAGTCCCGCGGCATGTGGTACTTCCGCCAGGTACTCGGTTCGGCAAACCTCACCGGCGGCAAGCTCTTTCACCTGCTTTCGGGCAACCTCTCCCACCAGATCGAGCACCATCTGTTCCCGGACATGCCGGCGCGTCGCTACGCCGAGGTCGCGCCCGAGGTGCAGGCGATCTGCGAACGCTACGGCGTCCCCTACAACCGCGGGCCGCTGCTGCGGCAGTTTGGCACCGTCGTCCGCAAGATCGTCCGGCTGACCTTCCCGGACTCCGTGCTGCGGAAGGCCACCGCCGGCCGGTCCGCCGATCCGGTGCCCGCGGCCGCCTGA
- a CDS encoding molybdopterin-binding protein has translation MRLSTRNQLKGTITEVDLGTVMAIVKVKLDGGEQIVTSSVTKDAATDLGLKVGQPATVFIKSTEVTIGVD, from the coding sequence ATGCGGCTATCGACCCGAAACCAGCTCAAGGGGACCATCACCGAGGTCGACCTCGGCACCGTGATGGCGATCGTGAAGGTCAAGCTCGACGGCGGCGAGCAGATCGTCACGTCCTCCGTTACCAAGGACGCCGCGACCGACCTTGGCCTCAAGGTCGGCCAGCCCGCGACCGTGTTCATCAAGTCCACGGAAGTCACCATCGGCGTCGACTAA
- a CDS encoding cytochrome P450, with translation MSEVVTAPSGTAAVRLPPAARLPKVLQGLGFAVSRRGMIHRLARRYGDVFTLNLPMYGRVVVVGDPALAKQIFTTGPDELGNIQPNLSRLFGSGSVFALDGEDHRRRRRLLAPPFHGKSMKKYEAIIEEETSRETAAWPEGQAFPTLPSMMRITLNAILRAVFGAEGAELDELRRLIPPWVTLGSRMATMPKPRRNYGRYTPWGRLDEWRRQYDVVIDRLIEAERADPHFDERTDVLALMLRSTYEDGTAMSRKDIGDELLTLLAAGHETTASTLAWAFERLTRHPDVLAALVEEADNAGQELRQATILEVQRARTVIDFAARRVYLPRYQLGEWVIPRGESILVSIAQIHENPDVFPDPERFDPQRYVGTKPSAFAWIPFGGGTRRCVGAAFANMEMDVVLRTVLRDFIIDTTTAPGERWHGRGVAYTPKDGGRIVVHRR, from the coding sequence ATGAGTGAAGTCGTCACCGCCCCATCGGGAACCGCCGCCGTCAGGCTGCCCCCCGCCGCGCGCCTACCAAAGGTGTTGCAGGGTCTGGGTTTTGCGGTGTCGCGGCGCGGCATGATCCACCGGCTGGCCCGTCGTTACGGCGACGTGTTCACGCTGAACCTGCCGATGTATGGGCGGGTCGTGGTGGTCGGCGACCCGGCGCTGGCCAAGCAGATCTTCACCACCGGCCCCGACGAGCTCGGCAACATTCAGCCCAACCTGAGCCGGCTGTTCGGCTCCGGCTCGGTGTTCGCCCTCGACGGGGAGGACCACCGCCGCCGGCGGCGACTGTTGGCGCCGCCGTTCCACGGCAAGAGCATGAAGAAGTACGAGGCGATCATCGAAGAAGAGACCTCGCGGGAGACCGCCGCCTGGCCGGAGGGCCAGGCGTTCCCGACGCTTCCGTCGATGATGCGCATCACGCTCAACGCCATCCTGCGCGCCGTCTTCGGGGCCGAAGGCGCCGAACTCGACGAGTTGCGCCGCCTCATCCCGCCGTGGGTCACGCTGGGCTCGCGGATGGCGACCATGCCCAAGCCGCGACGCAATTACGGTCGATACACGCCATGGGGCCGCCTGGACGAGTGGCGCCGCCAGTACGACGTCGTCATCGACCGGCTGATCGAAGCCGAGCGGGCCGATCCGCATTTCGATGAGCGCACCGACGTGCTCGCGCTGATGCTGCGCAGCACCTACGAAGACGGCACGGCCATGTCGCGCAAGGACATTGGCGACGAATTGCTCACCCTGCTGGCCGCCGGCCACGAAACAACGGCCTCGACGCTGGCCTGGGCGTTCGAGCGGCTGACGCGGCACCCGGATGTGCTGGCGGCCCTGGTCGAGGAGGCCGACAACGCGGGCCAGGAGCTGCGCCAGGCAACCATCCTGGAAGTCCAGCGGGCCCGAACAGTGATCGATTTCGCCGCGCGGCGCGTCTATTTGCCGCGTTACCAACTCGGGGAGTGGGTCATTCCCCGCGGCGAGTCAATCCTGGTGAGCATCGCGCAGATTCACGAAAATCCCGACGTGTTCCCCGATCCGGAGCGCTTCGACCCGCAGCGGTACGTCGGGACCAAGCCGTCGGCCTTTGCGTGGATCCCGTTCGGTGGCGGCACCCGTCGCTGCGTGGGGGCCGCGTTCGCCAACATGGAGATGGACGTCGTGCTGCGAACCGTGTTGCGCGACTTCATCATTGACACTACGACGGCGCCGGGGGAACGCTGGCACGGCCGGGGCGTTGCCTACACGCCCAAAGATGGCGGCCGGATCGTGGTGCACCGGCGCTGA
- a CDS encoding sulfotransferase — MTDAVRLDDLAQPRFSPEAQQILDMMATLAPDCPLDADALHARATADTGLDDFGADDYRERLDVYLAALRDIDGRHDAGMVNFYGQLVQLLKNRLLFTDLLNRHPEIDDIELQPPVVIAGLPRTGTTHLHNLLAAPPTFRTMPYWESVEPFPLPAEAGVEPDPRRARMDVAVGVINTVMPHFPLMHEMTTEHVHEEIQLLANDFSTMLFETLADVPRWRDYYQAHDQTPHYEYLARQLKAMQFLRGGRRWLLKSPQHLEQVPVLDRVFPGSIVVFTHRDPVPVALSMIAMIAYSARMHRSPVPVEQIAASWIERLDDMLSALVRDRDTIGPERSIDVRFDDFMADEIGVAERVYALAGESFGDDARAAIDEYLAAHRRGRLGSVATSCEMFGLDEADLRSRFAPYVERFLA; from the coding sequence GTGACCGACGCCGTTCGCCTTGACGACCTCGCCCAGCCCCGATTCAGCCCCGAGGCCCAGCAAATCCTCGACATGATGGCCACGCTGGCGCCCGACTGTCCGCTGGATGCCGACGCGCTGCATGCCAGGGCCACCGCCGACACCGGGCTGGACGATTTCGGCGCGGACGACTATCGGGAGCGGCTCGACGTCTACCTCGCCGCGCTGCGTGACATCGACGGCCGCCACGACGCCGGGATGGTCAACTTCTACGGCCAGTTGGTGCAGCTGCTCAAGAACCGGCTGCTGTTCACCGATCTCCTGAACAGGCATCCCGAGATCGACGACATCGAGCTGCAACCGCCGGTGGTGATCGCCGGCCTACCCCGCACCGGCACCACCCACCTGCACAACCTGCTGGCGGCCCCGCCCACCTTTCGCACCATGCCGTATTGGGAAAGCGTGGAACCGTTCCCGCTACCGGCCGAGGCCGGGGTCGAGCCGGATCCGCGGCGGGCGCGGATGGACGTCGCGGTCGGGGTGATCAACACCGTGATGCCGCATTTCCCGCTGATGCACGAGATGACCACCGAGCACGTCCACGAAGAGATCCAACTGCTCGCCAACGACTTCTCGACCATGCTGTTCGAGACGCTGGCCGACGTGCCGCGCTGGCGTGACTACTACCAGGCCCACGACCAGACCCCGCACTATGAATACCTCGCGCGCCAGCTCAAGGCCATGCAGTTTCTGCGCGGCGGCCGGCGCTGGCTGCTCAAGTCACCCCAGCACCTCGAGCAGGTGCCGGTCCTCGATCGCGTATTCCCCGGCAGCATAGTCGTTTTCACGCACCGGGATCCCGTGCCGGTCGCGCTGTCGATGATCGCGATGATCGCCTACTCCGCGCGCATGCACCGCTCGCCGGTTCCGGTGGAGCAGATCGCGGCATCGTGGATCGAACGCCTGGACGACATGCTCTCCGCGCTCGTCCGCGACCGCGACACCATCGGTCCCGAACGTTCGATCGACGTCCGGTTCGACGACTTCATGGCCGACGAAATCGGCGTCGCCGAACGGGTCTACGCCCTGGCCGGCGAGTCGTTCGGCGACGATGCCCGGGCGGCGATCGACGAGTACCTGGCGGCCCACCGGCGTGGCCGGCTGGGAAGCGTCGCGACGTCCTGCGAGATGTTCGGGCTGGACGAAGCTGATCTGCGGAGCCGCTTCGCGCCCTATGTCGAGCGGTTTCTGGCCTAA
- a CDS encoding DUF1214 domain-containing protein yields MTHESTAAWQELLGTLGTLDRSFLQGDRAVTDDRQIADGYRMLASTLGVAFDTYLFPEPGRPQFVAVNTPFRRDRRWGGDNTDAYYFMCPVDPARRYRISGNRGDSVYFSVTAYNEPSPGAWSDRVVAIVRDSDLDIDADGNFAFELGPTPDAAVLMTRDYQADPLTGRPVVWHIEALDEPDPIRHGDAETAASLRAIATWLRTMFAIVPLAVGTRVDDQHALGHETAHAANAFADPYRVPDANFGWSARDACYSYGSFVLDDDEALVVTHRPPPCRFWNLVVWNQFMATFGAADARCSINGHSAALNSDGSVTIILSRGLTAHPNSLTTLGYPRGNLAFRWFLADGVPARPEVELVKVSQAPTAIT; encoded by the coding sequence ATGACGCACGAATCGACGGCCGCGTGGCAGGAATTGCTCGGCACCCTGGGCACCCTTGACCGGTCCTTCCTACAGGGCGACCGGGCGGTGACCGACGACCGCCAGATCGCCGACGGCTACCGCATGCTCGCCAGCACGCTCGGCGTCGCGTTCGACACCTACCTCTTCCCCGAGCCCGGCCGGCCCCAGTTCGTCGCCGTGAACACACCGTTTCGCCGGGACCGCCGGTGGGGCGGCGACAACACCGACGCCTACTACTTCATGTGCCCGGTGGATCCGGCCCGCCGTTACCGGATCAGCGGCAACAGGGGTGACAGCGTGTACTTTTCGGTGACCGCCTACAACGAGCCGTCACCGGGCGCCTGGTCGGACCGCGTCGTCGCGATCGTCCGCGACAGCGATCTCGACATCGACGCCGACGGCAACTTCGCCTTCGAACTCGGCCCCACGCCCGACGCGGCCGTGCTGATGACCCGCGACTATCAAGCCGACCCGCTGACCGGCCGCCCAGTCGTCTGGCACATCGAGGCGCTCGACGAGCCGGACCCAATCCGGCACGGCGACGCCGAGACGGCCGCGAGCCTGCGCGCGATCGCGACCTGGCTGCGCACCATGTTTGCCATCGTGCCGCTGGCCGTCGGGACGCGCGTGGACGACCAACATGCGTTGGGGCACGAAACCGCACACGCCGCGAACGCGTTCGCCGACCCCTATCGGGTGCCCGACGCCAACTTCGGGTGGTCGGCGCGCGATGCCTGCTACTCCTACGGCAGCTTCGTGCTCGACGACGACGAAGCGCTGGTGGTCACGCACCGGCCTCCCCCATGCAGGTTCTGGAACCTGGTGGTGTGGAACCAATTCATGGCCACCTTCGGCGCAGCCGACGCCCGCTGCTCGATCAACGGCCACAGCGCCGCACTCAACAGCGACGGCTCGGTGACCATCATCTTGTCCCGCGGGCTGACCGCCCACCCGAATTCGCTTACCACGCTGGGCTATCCGCGTGGCAACCTCGCCTTCCGGTGGTTCCTGGCCGACGGTGTACCGGCCCGGCCGGAGGTGGAACTGGTGAAGGTCTCGCAGGCGCCGACCGCCATCACCTAG
- a CDS encoding TetR/AcrR family transcriptional regulator, with amino-acid sequence MVVDFGRPRDPRIDGAVLSATVDLLAETGYAGLLVSAIAERAGTSKPAIYRRWPSKAHLVHEAVFPIGAATELPDTGSLPEDLREMVRRSMAFLTTPAARAALPGLVGEMAADPTLHSALLERFAGVIGGGLTELLARAARRGEVRPDVSATELTDAIAGITLMGLLTRVTELDDAWVDRTTTLLLKGISA; translated from the coding sequence ATGGTAGTCGATTTTGGCCGCCCCCGTGATCCCCGCATCGACGGCGCTGTGCTGAGCGCGACCGTCGACCTGCTCGCCGAGACCGGCTACGCCGGGCTATTGGTCTCCGCCATCGCCGAACGCGCCGGCACGAGCAAGCCCGCCATCTACCGGCGCTGGCCGAGCAAAGCGCACCTGGTGCACGAGGCGGTGTTCCCCATCGGGGCCGCGACCGAGCTCCCCGATACCGGGTCCCTGCCCGAGGACCTACGCGAAATGGTCCGTCGCTCAATGGCTTTCCTGACGACGCCGGCCGCCAGGGCGGCCCTGCCCGGGCTCGTGGGCGAGATGGCCGCGGACCCGACCCTGCACTCGGCGCTGCTGGAGCGGTTCGCCGGCGTCATCGGCGGCGGCCTGACCGAATTGCTGGCGCGGGCCGCGCGCCGCGGCGAGGTCCGGCCCGACGTGAGCGCCACCGAGCTCACCGACGCCATCGCCGGCATCACCCTGATGGGCTTACTCACCCGCGTCACCGAACTCGACGACGCGTGGGTCGACCGCACCACCACCTTGCTCCTGAAGGGAATCAGCGCATGA